A genome region from Magnolia sinica isolate HGM2019 chromosome 8, MsV1, whole genome shotgun sequence includes the following:
- the LOC131253329 gene encoding transcription termination factor MTERF8, chloroplastic-like, with product MFPFIHIRRKLHRITTTTKYSTPHSLFLLLQQNPSSLKPFSNISTKTQTLPSSFTLSYLINSCGLSPQSALSASQKIQLKSPQKPDSVLSFFRNHGFTKNHIANLITKRPQVLLANADKTLMPKIQFFHGLGIPGPILARIISSDPTILTCRSLKNHIIPYIDFIKTYVHANEDVITSIHRSTRSLHCNFQKVMESNIRILWEHGVPESKISRLITLQPAALLKTAEQFNEIVAMVKEMGFDPSSGNFILAIRVISMMSRSNWEEKVNVYRSLGWSEDEFLSAFKVQPNCMMTSAKKIKSVMSFFTNEMDWKPSDLSRYPCILLLSLEKTIIPRCSVLRILMSKGLIEKQSSVHKALIISEKAFSERFMVKYQESIPEILTMYQGKMGFVGLCIKLEDVGGTLKL from the coding sequence CCACCACTACTAAATACTCAACAcctcattctctctttcttcttctccaacaaaaCCCATCTTCTCTAAAACCTTTCTCTAACATTTCCACCAAAACCCAAACACTACCTTCCTCTTTTACACTCTCATACCTCATCAACTCATGTGGCCTCTCCCCACAATCAGCCCTCTCAGCCTCTCAAAAAATCCAACTCAAATCCCCACAAAAGCCAGATTCTGTCCTCTCATTCTTCAGAAACCATGGATTCACCAAAAACCACATTGCAAATCTCATCACCAAGCGCCCACAGGTCCTCCTAGCCAATGCCGACAAAACCCTCATGCCCAAGATCCAATTCTTCCATGGTCTGGGCATTCCAGGCCCAATCCTTGCTAGGATCATCTCTTCGGACCCTACCATCTTGACCTGTCGTAGTCTGAAAAACCATATCATCCCATACATTGATTTCATCAAAACTTACGTCCACGCCAATGAAGATGTCATCACCAGCATCCACCGTTCAACCCGCTCTCTCCACTGCAATTTCCAAAAAGTAATGGAATCCAACATCAGAATCTTGTGGGAACATGGCGTGCCTGAATCGAAGATTTCTAGATTGATCACGCTTCAGCCCGCTGCATTGCTGAAAACTGCAGAACAGTTTAATGAGATTGTTGCGATGGTCAAGGAAATGGGTTTTGATCCATCAAGTGGGaatttcatcctagccatccgtGTCATTTCGATGATGAGCAGATCGAATTGGGAAGAGAAGGTGAATGTTTATCGGAGCTTGGGGTGGTCTGAGGATGAATTCCTCTCCGCATTCAAAGTTCAACCCAATTGTATGATGACATCAGCGAAGAAGATCAAGAGTGTGATGAGTTTCTTTACGAATGAAATGGATTGGAAGCCGTCAGATCTTTCTAGATACCCATGTATTCTATTACTTAGCTTGGAGAAGACGATCATCCCGAGATGTTCAGTCCTTCGGATCCTAATGTCAAAAGGTCTTATTGAGAAGCAATCCAGTGTACATAAGGCATTGATTATTAGTGAGAAGGCCTTCTCCGAAAGATTCATGGTCAAGTATCAGGAGAGCATTCCTGAAATTCTGACAATGTATCAAGGTAAAATGGGATTTGTAGGATTATGTATCAAGTTGGAAGATGTGGGCGGGACACTGAAATTGTAG